The genomic stretch CATGCGGGCTTTGAAAACGCTGCCCCGGTGATGCAAGGGCAGCGATCCCGATTGAACATATCGAATTGCGCAAAGACTCTCTATCCACCAGACGGCCAATGCGGTCATGCACTCTCAACCTGTCTGCACCCTGAGCGGCGCAGGCCGGTGCCGCGCTGCGCGTGCGTGCGGCGCTGGACCAGGCGGCCGATGCCGCCGCGCGCGGCGCGGTGGTACGCTGCGCCACCAGACCCTGACGCTTACCGCTTGCGCCCGCCCATGAGCCACTGGCATCTCGTTTCCCTGTTCGGTGAATCCGCATACCTGCTGCCTTGCGCCGTGTTCCTGGCGTTGTGGCTGTACTGGCGCGGCGCGCCCGGCAGCGCGCGCCACTGGGCGCTGGCGTTCGCCACGGCCGCGCTGCTGGTGCTGGCATCCAAGCTCGCGTTCATGGGCTGGGGCATCGGCAGTGCGGCGCTGAACTTCACCGGCTTCTCCGGCCACGCGATGATGGCGGCGTCGGTGCTGCCGGTGCTGCTCTACCTGGCGGTGCCGGCCGCGCGGCGGCGCCTGGGCTGGCTGGCGGCGGCCGCGGGCGTGGCGCTGGCGTTGCTGGTGGGGGTGTCGCGGCTGGCGCTGCACGCGCACTCGGTGTCGGAGGTGGCGGGCGGCCTGGGCGTGGGCCTGTGCGTGAGCCTGCCGTTCATTCTGCGGCGCACCACGCCGCACGGACCGCTGGCGATGGTGCTGGCGAGCGTGGTGCTGGCCACCGCGCTGGTGATGCCGATGACCGGCACCGTGGGCGCCTCGCACGGGCTGATCCAGCAGCTTGCCATGCTGCTGTCCGGGCGCGACCGCCCCTTCCAGCGCGGCGAATGGGCCATGCACGGGCGCGCGCCCGCGTACGCCACGATGCACGCCGCAGTGCGCTCCGGGCCCGGCTGAGCACAACCGCACCGACTTCTCCGCCCCGGGGCTGTGTGCGCCCGCCAACAGACACTGGCGGGCCGCTCGGCAACCATCGCTGCATCGAGCATTGCATTCGCGGTGGGCAGCCATGGCATCCAGTTCGACCTTTGCGGCAGAGCGCCACACGGCGCTGCACTTGTTGTACCGGCTGGCCGATGCGGTGCTGGTCGGCGCCTGCGCGGTGATGATCGGCGCGCTGTACTTTCCGGAGGGCATCCGCGGCGCGGCGCCGGTGCACGGCTTTCTTGCCGCGCTGTGTTCGATCGGGGTGCTGGCGGTGTTTCCCGCCTTCGGCATCTATGAATCGTGGCGCGGCCGCAGCCGTGCGGCGCTGGTGCTGCGCCTGCTCGCCGCGTGGGCCACGGTGTTCATCGTCGGGCTGATGACGGCGTTCCTGATGCACCAGATCGCCGCGGTGTCGCGGGTCTGGTCGCTGGGCTGGTTCGGTTCCAGCCTGCTGGCGCTGGCCGGGGTGCGCGCCGTCATGTTCCGCATGCTGGGCAATGTGCGCGAGCAGGGCATCAACGCCAAGCGCGTGGTGATCTTTGGCTACGGGCCGCTTGGGCGCGAGATGTATCTGCGCGTCGACCAGATCCGCGCCGCGGGCTATCGTGTGGTCGGCATCTACCATGAAGAGCCGATCGCGGTGCCCGACGGCGTGGTGTCGCTGCGAACGATGGAGGAGGTCAACCTGTTCGTGCGCAGCCAGGCGGTCAGGGAGATCTGGCTGACGCTGCCGATGGTGGCGTGCCGCGACCTGTACGACGTGGTGCGCCAGTTCCGCAACGAGCTGATCGACATTCGCTGGATCCCCGACGTGATGTCGGTGGAGCTGCTCGGCCACCGCTTCAGCGAGTTCCTCGGCCTGCCCGTGATCGACCTGAACAGCCCGCCGGTGTCGGGCATCACCGGCCTGCTCAAGGCCAGCTTCGACCGCGCCTTCGCGCTGGCCGCGCTGGTCGGGCTGGCGCCGGTGCTGCTGGTGGTGGCGGTGCTGGTGAAGCTGTCGTCGCCCGGGCCGGTGCTGTTCCGGCAGCGGCGGCTGGGCATGGACGGGCGCCCGTTCGATGTCTTCAAGTTCCGCACCATGCGCAAGCACGCCGACGTGGGCGTGACCCAGGCGGTACGCGGCGATGCGCGCGTGACGCGGGTCGGCGCCTTCCTGCGCCGCACCAGCCTGGACGAGCTGCCGCAGTTCTTCAACGTGCTGCGCGGCGAGATGTCGGTGGTGGGCCCGCGTCCCCATGCGATGGAGCACAACGAGCTCTACAAGGAGCTGATCGACCGCTACATGCTGCGGCACCGGGTCAAGCCCGGCATCACCGGCTGGGCCCAGATCAACGGCCTGCGCGGCCAGACCGATACCGTCGAGAAGATGCGCCGGCGTATCGAGTTCGACATCTACTACATCCAGCACTGGTCGTTTCAGCTCGACCTGCAGATCATCCTGCGCACCGCGCTGCACGGCTGGACCGGCGCCAGTGCGTATTGAGGCGCGGCTGCGGCGGTACCCGGGGGGCGCACGGATTGGTGCGCAAACGTACCGAAGCCGCAGCCTGTTAAGCGTGCAATAGGCCGCACGCATAAAACCGGAGGTGATCCATGAAAGCAACCATACGCAGCATCCTGGGCGAAGTTGCCCGGCTCGACGTGCCGCTCGACGAGCTGGCAGACAGCGATGACCTGTATGCCGCCGGCCTGTCGTCGCTGGCCACCGTGCACGTGATGCTCGCGCTCGAGAACGCTTTCGACATCGAGATCCCGGACCATATGCTGACGCGCCAGCTGTTCCGCAGCGTCGATTCGCTGGCCGCCGCGGTCGAGCAGATCCGGCAGCAGCAGGAGGCGGCATGATCCCCCGCCCGGGCCGCCATGTTCCGACCAACACCGCCAGTCCGTTGCTGGCCGATCGTTCCTGAGGGAGATCGCATGGACCTCCATCCCCTGACCGACGGCACCGCCCAGGGCGGCGCCGCGGCCGAGCCGGACCCCGCCACGCGACGCGGCAAGCCGGCGCCGCACGCATCGGGCCCCACCTTCCTCGAGCAGCTGGTGGCCGAGGGCCTGATGATCCCGACCGGCGTGCCTGGCCTGTATGGTCGCAACACCACCTTCGAATCGATCTGCGAAGGCATGAACAACGTCATGACGCACCTGGGGCGCGGCCTGGGCGCGGAAACGCTGCACTTCCCGCCGGCGATGGGCCAGGCGGATTTCGAGACCAGCGGCTACATGAAGAGCTTTCCGCAGCTGGCGGGCACCGTCCACAGCTTCTGCGGCGACGACAAGGGCCATCGCCGCCTGCTGGCGCGGCTGGAAGACAAGAGCGACTGGACCGACCAGCAGCAGCCGACCGGCGTGGTGCTGACCCCGGCGGCGTGCTATCCGGTCTACCCGGTGATCGCGCGGCGCGGCCCGCTGCCCGAGGGCGGCAAGGTGGTCGACGTGATGTCGTACTGCTTTCGCCATGAGTCCTCGCTCGAGCCGACCCGCATGCAGCTGTTCCGCCAGCGCGAGTATGTCTGCCTGGGCACGCCGCAGCGCATCGCGGCGTTCCGCGAGCAGTGGCTCGAGCGCGTGCCCGAGCTGGCGACGGCGCTGCAGCTGCCGGTGGAGATCGACGTCGCCAACGATCCGTTCTTCGGGCGCGGCGGCAAGCTGGTCGCCGAAAGCCAGCGCGAGTTCAGGCTCAAGTTCGAACTGCTGATTCCGATCAACGACGGCGCGCCGCCTTCGGCGTGCATGAGCTTCAACTACCACATGGACCACTTCGGCCATATGTGGGACCTGCGCAGCGCGGACGGCGCCACTGCGCATACGGGCTGTGTCGGCATCGGCGTCGAGCGCATGGCGCTGGCGCTGCTGCGCCACCACGGGCTGGATCCGGCACGCTGGCCCCAGACCGTCCGCGACACGCTGTGGGGGGGGTAAATGTACGGCGACGGCA from Cupriavidus nantongensis encodes the following:
- a CDS encoding undecaprenyl-phosphate glucose phosphotransferase, with the protein product MASSSTFAAERHTALHLLYRLADAVLVGACAVMIGALYFPEGIRGAAPVHGFLAALCSIGVLAVFPAFGIYESWRGRSRAALVLRLLAAWATVFIVGLMTAFLMHQIAAVSRVWSLGWFGSSLLALAGVRAVMFRMLGNVREQGINAKRVVIFGYGPLGREMYLRVDQIRAAGYRVVGIYHEEPIAVPDGVVSLRTMEEVNLFVRSQAVREIWLTLPMVACRDLYDVVRQFRNELIDIRWIPDVMSVELLGHRFSEFLGLPVIDLNSPPVSGITGLLKASFDRAFALAALVGLAPVLLVVAVLVKLSSPGPVLFRQRRLGMDGRPFDVFKFRTMRKHADVGVTQAVRGDARVTRVGAFLRRTSLDELPQFFNVLRGEMSVVGPRPHAMEHNELYKELIDRYMLRHRVKPGITGWAQINGLRGQTDTVEKMRRRIEFDIYYIQHWSFQLDLQIILRTALHGWTGASAY
- a CDS encoding amino acid--[acyl-carrier-protein] ligase encodes the protein MDLHPLTDGTAQGGAAAEPDPATRRGKPAPHASGPTFLEQLVAEGLMIPTGVPGLYGRNTTFESICEGMNNVMTHLGRGLGAETLHFPPAMGQADFETSGYMKSFPQLAGTVHSFCGDDKGHRRLLARLEDKSDWTDQQQPTGVVLTPAACYPVYPVIARRGPLPEGGKVVDVMSYCFRHESSLEPTRMQLFRQREYVCLGTPQRIAAFREQWLERVPELATALQLPVEIDVANDPFFGRGGKLVAESQREFRLKFELLIPINDGAPPSACMSFNYHMDHFGHMWDLRSADGATAHTGCVGIGVERMALALLRHHGLDPARWPQTVRDTLWGG
- a CDS encoding acyl carrier protein, whose protein sequence is MKATIRSILGEVARLDVPLDELADSDDLYAAGLSSLATVHVMLALENAFDIEIPDHMLTRQLFRSVDSLAAAVEQIRQQQEAA
- a CDS encoding phosphatase PAP2 family protein encodes the protein MSHWHLVSLFGESAYLLPCAVFLALWLYWRGAPGSARHWALAFATAALLVLASKLAFMGWGIGSAALNFTGFSGHAMMAASVLPVLLYLAVPAARRRLGWLAAAAGVALALLVGVSRLALHAHSVSEVAGGLGVGLCVSLPFILRRTTPHGPLAMVLASVVLATALVMPMTGTVGASHGLIQQLAMLLSGRDRPFQRGEWAMHGRAPAYATMHAAVRSGPG